In the genome of Candoia aspera isolate rCanAsp1 chromosome 1, rCanAsp1.hap2, whole genome shotgun sequence, one region contains:
- the MSH5 gene encoding mutS protein homolog 5, with translation MSIAATFSNQCQFQPRHVTEEEEGPSEVYLCVLWYGGELGIVYYDTGDCSVYFMSDTPDNEDLKLLQKVVDEVSPKCILSSAKQDSNIAKFLTNVGATEEEKPGGGKLEVVLYPNMDFGLEVSKQRILSRQFPFVPSHITETEKILYLSSILPFESPLALRALGGLLKFLDRRRPGVELEDSHVVVPILAFKKFVLTDIVNMDQDTYCVLQIFKSEVHPSVYKQASGKKEGLSLYGILNHCRCKWGEKLMKLWLMRPTSNFTELNKRLDVIQFLLLAQNHETILTLQECLKNIKNVPLILKRMALSNTKVSDWQALYKTVYSAVCLRDKCRSLPSTIELFQTISHVFTDDLHYIASLISKVVDFESSILENHFIVRPNVDPIIDEKKRKLVGLSDFLTEVARKELEDLDNRIPSCSVIYIPLIGFLLSIPRLPTMVNKTDFEIEGLDFMFLSEEKLHYRSARTKELDSLLGDLHCEIRDQETLIMYQLQSKILEKSAVLSDVVEYTAHLDVLLSMAVMARENGYTRPRFSHSHIIHIKDGRHPLMELCAKTFVPNSVESRETYGRIKLLTGPNSSGKSVYLKQVGLITFMALIGSYVPATEAEIGAIDGIYTRIHSRESVSLGLSTFMIDLNQVAKAVNNATEKSLVLIDEFGKGTNTVDGLSLLAAVLRHWITKVSRCPYIFVATNFHSLMQLKLLPHTPLMQYLTMDTHQDGEELVFFYQIKEGVSTVSHAANIAALAGMPPKIIDRGVEVSELFRSGKPIQRTDHPSKEKQMQSCKSLVDKFLSLDLDNSQVDLKEFMNQEVLPSSASIL, from the coding sequence atGAGTATTGCTGCAACCTTTTCCAACCAGTGCCAGTTCCAACCTCGGCATGTcactgaagaagaagaagggccATCTGAAGTCTACCTGTGTGTTTTGTGGTACGGAGGTGAGCTGGGAATTGTTTATTATGACACTGGAGACTGCTCAGTATATTTCATGTCTGACACACCTGACAATGAAGACCTCAAACTGCTTCAGAAAGTGGTGGATGAGGTATCTCCCAAATGTATATTGAGTAGTGCCAAACAAGATTCTAACATTGCAAAATTTCTGACCAATGTAGGTGCCACTGAGGAAGAAAAGCCAGGAGGCGGCAAACTAGAGGTTGTCCTCTATCCAAATATGGATTTTGGCTTGGAAGTAAGCAAACAAAGGATTCTATCAAGGCAATTCccttttgtcccttctcatattACCGAAACAGAGAAAATTCTTTATTTGTCCTCTATTTTACCTTTCGAGAGCCCTCTTGCACTAAGAGCATTAGGAGGACTGCTAAAATTCCTTGACAGGAGAAGGCCTGGAGTTGAATTAGAAGATAGTCATGTTGTTGTCCCTATCCTGGCCTTTAAAAAGTTTGTATTGACAGATATTGTAAACATGGATCAAGACACTTACTGTGTactgcagatttttaaaagtgaagTACATCCTTCTGTGTATAAACAGGCCAGTGGGAAGAAAGAAGGACTCAGCTTATATGGGATTCTGAACCACTGTAGGTGCAAGTGGGGAGAGAAACTGATGAAACTGTGGCTCATGAGGCCCACCAGCAACTTTACAGAGCTTAATAAACGACTGGATGTTATCCAATTCCTTTTGTTAGCTCAGAATCATGAAACAATTCTGACCCTACAGGAATGtctcaaaaatataaaaaatgtacCTCTGATTCTTAAGAGGATGGCTCTTTCTAACACAAAGGTAAGTGATTGGCAGGCACTATACAAAACTGTTTACAGTGCTGTGTGCCTAAGAGATAAATGTCGCTCCCTCCCCAGCACCATTGAGCTTTTCCAGACAATTTCACATGTTTTCACTGATGATCTACACTATATAGCCAGCCTAATTAGCAAAGTGGTAGATTTTGAAAGCAGCATCTTAGAAAACCACTTCATCGTCAGACCAAACGTAGACCCCATAATTGATGAAAAGAAACGAAAACTAGTGGGGCTTTCAGACTTCCTTACAGAGGTAGCTCGCAAAGAACTAGAGGACCTGGATAACAGAATTCCATCCTGCAGTGTTATTTATATTCCTTTAATAGGGTTCTTACTTTCTATTCCACGGCTACCCACAATGGTGAACAAGACTGACTTCGAGATTGAAGGTCTAGATTTTATGTTCTTGTCAGAAGAAAAGCTGCATTATCGCAGTGCCAGGACAAAGGAACTGGATAGCTTGCTTGGTGACCTTCACTGTGAAATACGAGATCAGGAAACATTAATCATGTACCAGCTACAGTCTAAGATCTTGGAAAAATCTGCAGTACTTAGTGATGTGGTTGAATATACAGCACATTTGGATGTTCTGTTATCCATGGCAGTGATGGCTCGAGAGAATGGATATACCCGGCCCCGCTTCTCTCATTCTCATATTATCCACATAAAAGATGGAAGGCACCCTCTGATGGAGTTATGTGCAAAAACTTTTGTGCCTAATTCAGTGGAGAGCAGGGAAACCTATGGGCGGATTAAGCTTCTTACTGGGCCTAACTCATCTGGTAAGAGCGTGTATCTAAAACAAGTAGGCCTTATTACATTCATGGCCCTAATTGGCAGTTATGTCCCTGCTACTGAAGCTGAAATAGGAGCTATAGATGGAATTTATACAAGGATCCATAGCAGAGAATCAGTGTCTCTTGGACTGTCCACTTTCATGATTGATCTCAACCAGGTAGCCAAAGCAGTGAATAATGCCACTGAAAAGTCTCTGGTGTTAATTGATGAGTTTGGCAAAGGCACAAATACCGTGGATGGCCTCTCTCTTTTGGCTGCTGTGCTGAGGCACTGGATAACAAAAGTGAGCCGGTGCCCATACATTTTTGTTGCCACCAATTTCCATAGCTTGATGCAGCTGAAGCTCTTGCCCCACACTCCTCTCATGCAGTATCTGACCATGGATACCCATCAAGATGGAGAGGAGCTTGTATTTTTCTATCAGATTAAAGAAGGCGTGTCCACGGTCAGTCACGCAGCCAATATTGCAGCTTTGGCTGGCATGCCACCCAAAATTATTGACCGAGGAGTAGAAGTATCAGAGCTGTTTCGCAGTGGAAAGCCTATCCAACGTACTGACCATCCCtcaaaagagaaacaaatgcaAAGCTGCAAATCTCTGGTGGATAAATTTCTCTCCCTCGATCTTGATAATTCCCAAGTGGATTTAAAGGAGTTTATGAATCAAGAAGTGCTACCTTCTTCAGCTTCCATACTGTAA